In Streptomyces capitiformicae, one genomic interval encodes:
- a CDS encoding DUF6328 family protein translates to MTEANDHRDRGRDETEEERADRRWGDLIQEVRVAQTGVQILFGFLLTVVFTPRYEQLPQTEQTIYIVTVVLGAAATGALVGPVSFHRLVTGRHIKPATVRWAGRMTVVGLILLLATMTAALLLILRVATDDEYVPWLVASVLVWYLLCWLALPAWIRSRRSGG, encoded by the coding sequence ATGACCGAGGCGAACGACCACCGTGACCGAGGCCGTGACGAGACGGAGGAGGAGCGCGCCGACCGTCGATGGGGTGATCTCATCCAGGAGGTGCGGGTCGCCCAGACCGGGGTGCAGATCCTGTTCGGCTTCCTGCTGACCGTCGTCTTCACACCGCGCTACGAGCAGTTGCCGCAGACCGAGCAGACCATCTACATCGTGACGGTCGTCCTCGGCGCCGCCGCCACCGGCGCCCTTGTCGGACCGGTCTCCTTCCACCGCCTCGTCACCGGCCGACACATCAAACCGGCCACCGTGCGCTGGGCGGGTCGGATGACCGTCGTCGGCCTGATCCTGCTCCTCGCCACGATGACGGCGGCGCTGCTGCTCATCCTGAGGGTGGCGACCGATGACGAGTACGTGCCCTGGCTGGTGGCGTCCGTGCTCGTCTGGTACCTGCTCTGCTGGTTGGCGCTGCCGGCCTGGATCCGGTCCCGTCGCTCCGGCGGATGA
- a CDS encoding cholesterol oxidase substrate-binding domain-containing protein has protein sequence MTESSATSRRGFLLSAAALALTPQFVRQDPAAAAAELPGFPEGVELYRSAYRNWGGEVTASALWACAPVDADQVVAVVNWARREGWKVRPRGLSHGWSPLTITPGTESGAPVLLVDTTTHLTGMTLVSTDPAAVRVGSGASLEALLTFLEGRGLGVTACPAPGDLSIGGALAIDAHGTAVPAAGERRLPGHTYGSLSNLVLSLTAVVWDADSDAYVLRTFTRDDADGAALLTHVGRALVTEFVLRVGANTHLRCLSRTDIPAAELFAAPGTEGRTFESFLDEAGRLEAIWFAFTDVPWLKVWSVAPTRPLTSRRVTSPYNYPFSDNVPPVVADLVGRMVSDDAWYLAPVLGKAQLSVASLGLVTTLSADIWGPSKNTLLYLKPTTLRVAANGYAVLTSRDQVQRVVSEFAAFYRERLSPYAAQGRFPVNGSVEIRVSGLDDPADVGVPGARAPSLSALRPRADRPEWDAAVWLDVLTLPGTPDAEAFFRELERFLLTTYDGGHALTRVEWSKGWGYTDEAAWSDQEVLGTVVPASFDDGEGPGWDGAVEILDRLDPHGVYGNAFLDRLFP, from the coding sequence GTGACCGAATCTTCAGCCACGTCCCGTCGGGGATTCCTGCTCTCCGCCGCCGCGCTCGCGCTCACGCCGCAGTTCGTCCGCCAGGACCCGGCCGCCGCCGCGGCCGAGCTGCCGGGTTTCCCGGAGGGCGTCGAGCTGTACCGGTCCGCGTACCGCAACTGGGGCGGGGAGGTCACCGCGTCCGCCCTGTGGGCGTGCGCGCCCGTCGACGCGGACCAGGTGGTGGCCGTCGTCAACTGGGCCCGGCGAGAGGGCTGGAAGGTCCGTCCGCGCGGTCTGTCCCACGGCTGGTCACCGCTGACCATCACACCGGGGACCGAGTCCGGCGCACCGGTGTTGCTCGTCGACACGACCACGCACCTGACCGGCATGACCCTCGTATCCACCGACCCCGCCGCCGTCCGGGTCGGGTCCGGTGCCTCGTTGGAGGCGCTGCTCACCTTCCTGGAGGGCCGCGGTCTCGGGGTGACGGCGTGTCCGGCGCCCGGTGACCTGTCGATCGGCGGGGCCCTGGCCATCGACGCCCACGGCACGGCCGTCCCGGCCGCCGGGGAGAGACGGCTGCCCGGTCACACCTACGGCTCGCTCAGCAATCTCGTGCTGTCGCTGACGGCGGTGGTGTGGGACGCCGACAGCGACGCGTACGTCCTGCGCACGTTCACGCGCGACGACGCGGACGGCGCCGCGCTGCTCACGCACGTCGGCCGCGCGCTGGTCACCGAGTTCGTGCTCCGGGTGGGGGCCAACACGCATCTGCGGTGCCTGAGCCGGACCGACATTCCCGCCGCGGAGCTGTTCGCCGCGCCGGGCACCGAGGGCCGTACCTTCGAGAGCTTCCTGGACGAGGCGGGTCGACTGGAGGCGATCTGGTTCGCGTTCACCGACGTCCCCTGGCTGAAGGTGTGGAGCGTGGCGCCGACCCGCCCGCTGACCTCCCGCCGCGTGACGTCGCCGTACAACTACCCCTTCTCCGACAATGTGCCGCCCGTCGTCGCCGATCTCGTCGGGCGGATGGTGTCGGACGACGCCTGGTATCTGGCCCCGGTACTGGGCAAGGCGCAGCTGAGTGTGGCGTCGCTGGGCCTGGTGACCACGCTGTCGGCGGACATCTGGGGGCCGTCGAAGAACACCCTGCTGTACCTCAAGCCGACGACGCTGCGGGTGGCGGCGAACGGGTACGCGGTGCTCACCTCGAGGGACCAAGTACAGCGCGTCGTCTCCGAGTTCGCCGCCTTCTACCGGGAGCGGCTCAGCCCGTACGCCGCCCAGGGGCGCTTCCCCGTCAACGGTTCCGTCGAGATCCGGGTGAGCGGCCTCGACGATCCGGCGGACGTCGGGGTGCCCGGGGCCCGTGCCCCCTCGCTGTCGGCGCTGCGGCCGCGCGCCGACCGGCCCGAGTGGGACGCGGCGGTGTGGCTGGACGTGCTGACGCTGCCGGGGACACCGGACGCGGAGGCGTTCTTCCGGGAACTGGAGCGGTTCCTGCTCACGACGTACGACGGCGGCCACGCCCTCACCCGGGTCGAGTGGTCCAAGGGCTGGGGTTACACCGACGAGGCCGCCTGGAGCGACCAGGAAGTGCTGGGCACCGTCGTGCCGGCGTCCTTCGACGACGGCGAGGGGCCGGGGTGGGACGGGGCTGTGGAGATCCTGGACCGGCTCGATCCGCACGGGGTGTACGGGAACGCCTTCCTCGACCGGCTGTTCCCGTGA
- a CDS encoding MurR/RpiR family transcriptional regulator yields MPSPQQARAQASAITSGRTAPETEQSPTSRLRELFDGPRLSPGQRRIAQYLIEHITEAAFLSITDLAERVGVSQPSVTRFAAAVGFSGYPALREQLQSIALATLGSAPGTPAPDRSNELQAAVDAEIENLENLRRDFADPDQVIEIGRALSRSAPLTVLGLRISGALAEYFAYAARRIHPDVRLVTKGGTVAYDALLQSREAGGTWVLAFSMPRHAQETLTALRVARGAGLKIALVTDLGLGPLADEAAAVFAIGTGSRLVFDSYAAPVMMSSALLQAMTDADPERTQARLEAYEQVSEQQQFFLRG; encoded by the coding sequence GTGCCATCGCCGCAGCAGGCACGTGCGCAGGCATCAGCGATCACGTCCGGGCGGACCGCCCCGGAGACCGAGCAGTCCCCCACGTCCCGGCTCAGGGAACTGTTCGACGGGCCCCGCCTCTCCCCCGGGCAGCGGCGCATCGCGCAGTACCTCATCGAGCACATCACCGAGGCCGCGTTCCTGTCGATCACGGATCTCGCCGAACGCGTCGGGGTGAGCCAGCCCTCGGTGACACGGTTCGCCGCGGCCGTCGGCTTCAGCGGCTACCCCGCCCTGCGCGAGCAGCTCCAGTCCATCGCGCTCGCCACCCTCGGCAGCGCCCCGGGCACCCCCGCGCCGGACCGCAGCAACGAGCTCCAGGCGGCCGTGGACGCCGAGATCGAGAACCTGGAGAACCTGCGGCGCGACTTCGCCGACCCCGACCAGGTGATCGAGATCGGCCGCGCCCTGTCCCGCTCGGCTCCCCTGACCGTCCTCGGGCTGCGCATCTCCGGCGCGCTCGCCGAGTACTTCGCCTACGCCGCCCGCCGTATCCACCCCGACGTCCGGCTGGTGACGAAGGGCGGCACGGTCGCGTACGACGCCCTGCTGCAGTCCCGGGAGGCGGGCGGCACCTGGGTACTGGCGTTCTCCATGCCCCGGCACGCGCAGGAGACGCTCACCGCGCTACGGGTCGCCCGCGGCGCCGGGCTGAAGATCGCCCTGGTCACCGACCTGGGGCTCGGCCCCCTGGCGGACGAGGCCGCCGCCGTGTTCGCCATCGGCACCGGCTCACGCCTCGTCTTCGACTCCTATGCGGCCCCCGTGATGATGTCCTCCGCCCTGCTCCAGGCCATGACGGACGCCGACCCGGAGCGGACGCAGGCCCGGCTGGAGGCATACGAGCAGGTGTCCGAGCAGCAGCAGTTCTTCCTCAGGGGCTGA
- a CDS encoding YkvA family protein, with protein MDSWTWGVIIAIAVVAATVLGVAVWLLLRLVRTRRELRRAGLPTGPKWVFWGAVLYLVLPTDLVPDPVYLDDIGVLLLALRSMRAGRHGELATEPQNGTGTALRG; from the coding sequence ATGGATTCCTGGACCTGGGGTGTGATCATCGCCATCGCGGTGGTCGCGGCCACCGTCCTGGGCGTGGCCGTGTGGCTGCTCCTCCGACTCGTCCGCACCCGCCGTGAACTGCGCCGGGCCGGACTGCCGACCGGCCCCAAGTGGGTCTTCTGGGGCGCCGTCCTCTACCTGGTCCTGCCGACCGACCTCGTGCCCGACCCGGTGTACCTCGACGACATCGGCGTCCTGCTGCTGGCGCTGAGGTCGATGCGCGCGGGCCGGCACGGCGAGTTGGCCACCGAGCCGCAGAACGGTACGGGAACCGCCCTGCGGGGGTGA
- a CDS encoding CAP domain-containing protein has protein sequence MSELVPGGNLPLPNGPLTIRVPGPFDISALITDDTGKVRGDSDFVFYNQPTAPGARLNGEALTVNPVALRAGATRLTVVISPAGPHTPLGHLPTPTLQVTGIDGRLIARFTPPRVQRETVLLLTEIYRRGPNWKLRALGQGYADGLAGVARDFGVDVVEDASTTPPAPVPRQGRGAATCAAPPRGREQPPPTRTQVRTMAPPSSPSPKPPFLGLVNSTRATSNSPPVSLNPRLTAAAQAHATAMAAQGRLASEAADGLSLYQRITAGGYAYLAIGEHLVSGPRTPAEFVDYCLSDEQARRTLREPAYTETGLAHATDPRSGTVFWTALWAQPFTPAGLERTATEAITLTNAERAAAGLPPLSHDRPLTNAAQAHSADMVARAFYSHTSPDGSEPWHRAAAAGSTRRSIGENIACGQRSAAEVVRGWMNSPGHRANILKPGFTHIGVGFAGGGAAGTYWTQLFGG, from the coding sequence ATGAGCGAGCTGGTACCCGGGGGCAATCTCCCCCTGCCGAACGGCCCCCTGACGATTCGGGTGCCGGGCCCCTTCGACATCTCCGCCCTCATCACCGACGACACCGGCAAGGTACGCGGCGACTCCGACTTCGTCTTCTACAACCAGCCGACAGCGCCGGGCGCTCGCCTGAACGGCGAAGCGCTGACGGTGAACCCCGTCGCGCTGCGCGCCGGGGCGACGCGTCTCACTGTGGTCATCAGCCCCGCCGGCCCGCACACACCGCTGGGCCATCTACCGACGCCCACACTGCAGGTCACGGGGATCGACGGCCGCCTCATCGCCCGGTTCACCCCACCACGGGTCCAGCGGGAGACCGTACTGCTACTGACGGAGATCTACCGCCGCGGCCCGAACTGGAAGCTACGGGCACTGGGGCAGGGTTACGCGGACGGCCTGGCGGGGGTGGCGAGGGACTTCGGGGTGGACGTCGTCGAGGACGCCTCCACGACTCCACCCGCACCGGTGCCCCGTCAGGGGCGCGGGGCTGCGACATGTGCGGCTCCGCCGCGTGGGCGCGAGCAGCCCCCACCCACCCGCACACAGGTACGCACGATGGCACCCCCATCCTCGCCCTCACCAAAACCCCCCTTCCTCGGATTGGTCAACTCCACCCGCGCCACGTCGAACTCCCCGCCGGTCTCCCTGAACCCCCGCCTCACGGCCGCCGCCCAAGCCCACGCCACCGCGATGGCCGCGCAAGGCCGACTCGCGTCGGAGGCCGCGGACGGTCTCTCCCTCTACCAACGCATCACCGCGGGCGGCTACGCATACCTGGCCATCGGTGAACACCTCGTCTCCGGCCCTCGCACCCCCGCCGAATTCGTCGACTACTGCCTCTCCGACGAACAAGCCAGGCGAACACTCCGCGAACCCGCGTACACCGAAACCGGCCTCGCCCACGCCACCGACCCCCGCTCGGGCACGGTCTTCTGGACGGCGCTCTGGGCTCAACCCTTCACCCCTGCCGGTCTGGAGCGAACAGCCACCGAGGCCATCACCCTCACCAACGCCGAGCGAGCCGCCGCAGGACTGCCTCCGCTCTCCCACGACCGCCCGCTGACGAACGCCGCCCAGGCGCACAGCGCCGACATGGTGGCGCGCGCCTTCTACTCGCACACCTCCCCCGACGGCAGCGAACCCTGGCACCGGGCGGCCGCCGCCGGCTCCACCCGGCGGTCCATCGGGGAGAACATCGCCTGCGGGCAACGCTCCGCCGCCGAAGTCGTACGCGGCTGGATGAACAGCCCCGGGCACCGCGCGAACATCCTCAAACCCGGCTTCACCCATATAGGTGTCGGCTTCGCCGGAGGCGGCGCCGCAGGCACGTACTGGACGCAGCTCTTCGGCGGCTGA
- a CDS encoding serine hydrolase domain-containing protein: MVSRTVGVCAATLGAVVLSLFTVPAQAAAPAAALAPPDTTELRKVLRTALSQGAPGAFARIDDNGTALQLAAGVADRGTGRAIATGDRIRIGSVTKTFSAVVLLQLVDEGRIKLDTPVNTYLPGLLPDKRITVRHVLSHRSGLYDYAGTLFARAVPGFENVRNKVFTYRQLMDLSLAEPLTNKPGAVYSYSNTNFIVAGMLIEKITKKSVATAYQDRITKPLKLADTHYVHPRNTIPGTYSRGYMTADSTGRKIDSTRQTASWAQSAGALVSSAKDVNKFLTALMKGKLTSSAQLKQMVRWTPVNSTQAYGLGLRRRDLSCGISVYGHTGTVQGYYTWAFTSKDGRRSLTSFANTSNNGTVYATMNRTLESAFCG, translated from the coding sequence ATGGTTTCGAGAACGGTGGGCGTCTGCGCGGCGACACTGGGCGCGGTCGTGTTGTCCCTCTTCACGGTCCCAGCGCAGGCAGCCGCACCCGCTGCCGCGTTGGCGCCACCGGACACGACCGAGCTACGAAAAGTGCTGCGCACGGCGCTGTCGCAGGGAGCGCCGGGCGCGTTCGCGAGGATCGACGACAACGGAACGGCGCTTCAGCTGGCTGCGGGGGTCGCCGACCGGGGTACCGGGCGGGCCATCGCCACCGGGGACCGTATCCGCATCGGCAGTGTCACCAAGACCTTCTCGGCGGTGGTCCTGCTGCAACTGGTCGACGAGGGCAGGATCAAGCTCGACACCCCGGTCAACACCTATCTGCCGGGGCTGCTGCCCGACAAGCGGATCACCGTGCGGCATGTGCTCAGCCACCGCAGCGGTCTGTACGACTACGCGGGCACCCTCTTCGCCCGCGCGGTCCCGGGCTTCGAGAACGTCCGCAACAAGGTCTTCACCTACCGCCAGCTGATGGACCTGTCGCTGGCCGAGCCGCTCACCAACAAGCCCGGCGCGGTGTACTCGTACTCGAACACCAACTTCATCGTGGCGGGCATGCTCATCGAGAAGATCACCAAGAAGTCGGTGGCGACCGCGTACCAGGATCGGATCACCAAGCCGCTGAAGCTGGCGGACACGCACTACGTCCACCCGCGGAACACCATCCCGGGGACGTACTCCCGCGGCTATATGACCGCGGACTCCACCGGCCGGAAGATCGACTCGACGCGGCAGACGGCGTCGTGGGCGCAGAGCGCGGGGGCACTGGTGTCCAGTGCCAAGGACGTGAACAAGTTCCTCACCGCGCTGATGAAGGGGAAGCTGACCTCGTCCGCCCAGCTGAAGCAGATGGTGCGGTGGACGCCGGTGAACAGCACGCAGGCGTACGGGCTCGGGCTGCGTCGGCGTGATCTGTCGTGCGGGATCTCGGTGTACGGGCACACGGGTACCGTGCAGGGCTATTACACCTGGGCGTTCACGTCGAAGGACGGCAGGCGCAGTCTGACCTCGTTCGCCAACACGTCCAACAACGGCACGGTGTACGCCACCATGAACCGCACGCTGGAGTCGGCGTTCTGCGGCTGA
- a CDS encoding nucleoside/nucleotide kinase family protein codes for MPLTFDDLLRRATALVRPGRRAVLGIAGSPGAGKTTLAERLTRTLNGDGDPWVAHVPMDGFHLADVELDRLGRRNRKGAPDTFDAAGYAALLRRLHEDEDDHDIVYAPGFERTLEQPVAGSIPVPPTARLVVTEGNYLLLDDAPWPRVRSHLDEVWFCELDEPERVRRLIARHEEFGKEHNVAVDWVLGTDQRNADLVARTRVRADLVVPGTAMPTVEART; via the coding sequence ATGCCCCTGACCTTCGACGACCTGCTGAGGCGGGCCACCGCACTGGTCCGCCCCGGCCGCCGGGCCGTACTCGGCATCGCCGGCAGCCCCGGCGCCGGCAAGACCACGCTGGCCGAGCGACTGACCCGCACGCTCAACGGCGACGGGGACCCCTGGGTCGCCCACGTCCCCATGGACGGCTTCCACCTCGCCGACGTGGAGCTGGACCGTCTCGGCCGCCGGAATCGCAAGGGCGCGCCTGACACGTTCGACGCGGCGGGCTACGCGGCCCTGCTCCGCCGACTCCACGAGGACGAGGACGATCACGACATCGTCTACGCCCCCGGCTTCGAACGCACCCTGGAACAGCCCGTCGCCGGCTCGATCCCGGTCCCGCCCACGGCCCGCCTGGTCGTCACCGAGGGGAACTACCTCCTCCTGGACGACGCCCCCTGGCCCCGGGTCCGCTCCCACCTCGACGAGGTGTGGTTCTGCGAACTCGACGAGCCCGAACGCGTCCGCCGTCTCATCGCCCGCCACGAGGAGTTCGGCAAGGAACACAACGTGGCGGTCGACTGGGTCCTCGGCACGGACCAGCGGAACGCCGACCTCGTGGCCAGGACACGGGTGCGGGCGGATCTGGTCGTGCCGGGGACGGCGATGCCCACGGTAGAGGCGAGGACGTAG